A window from Nocardioides mesophilus encodes these proteins:
- a CDS encoding lytic transglycosylase domain-containing protein, which yields MPQLVPVPPERATTVTTTTVPSAPTATAADPRDAGPASVTVVPDDGSAGTPGAPAWPDPVVIAPYPGTDAGASTVQWRQAGVPEILSRAYSRAAAAAPESCHLEASLLAAIGQVESGSLLGRPLDRGHRTLVLGSVLDGNGFAAVPDTDHGRWDGNRTWDRAVGPMQIIPSTWRVFGRDGDGDGVADPQDVEDAAASAAAYLCSGGLDLATTSGLRSAILAYNHSRAYLALVLQWKARFDLGALPVGSGVPMSALLNVAPPSGTLVVPAAARPARAGSVDLRTTRPGRPGGTRRGTAAGPGPAAAVGPAPAAGSATPSPAAPGSSGTPAAPSPAPSPGSPLPSPNPKPSPSPSPSPSPSPKPSPSPSPSPKPSPSPSPSPSPSPSPSTSPADPCPSPTDPPSGTQSPTAECTAVPADGTSAGGTTAPTS from the coding sequence ATGCCCCAGCTCGTGCCGGTGCCGCCGGAGCGTGCCACGACGGTGACGACCACCACGGTGCCGAGCGCCCCCACCGCCACCGCGGCAGATCCGCGCGACGCGGGTCCCGCCTCGGTGACGGTGGTGCCCGACGACGGGTCGGCCGGGACACCCGGCGCACCGGCGTGGCCGGACCCCGTCGTGATCGCGCCCTACCCCGGCACTGATGCCGGCGCCTCGACCGTGCAGTGGCGCCAGGCGGGCGTTCCCGAGATCCTCTCCCGCGCCTACTCACGGGCGGCCGCGGCTGCACCGGAGTCCTGTCACCTCGAGGCCAGCCTCCTCGCCGCCATCGGCCAGGTGGAGTCGGGCTCGCTCCTCGGGCGCCCGCTGGACCGCGGGCACCGGACGCTGGTGCTGGGCTCGGTCCTCGACGGCAACGGGTTCGCGGCGGTGCCGGACACCGACCACGGCCGCTGGGACGGCAACCGCACCTGGGACCGCGCGGTCGGTCCGATGCAGATCATCCCGTCCACCTGGAGGGTCTTCGGGCGCGACGGTGACGGTGACGGGGTGGCCGACCCCCAGGACGTCGAGGACGCAGCCGCCTCGGCCGCGGCGTACCTCTGCTCGGGGGGCCTGGACCTCGCCACCACGTCCGGTCTCCGGTCGGCGATCCTGGCCTACAACCACTCCAGGGCGTACCTGGCGCTGGTGCTGCAGTGGAAGGCCCGCTTCGACCTCGGCGCCCTGCCCGTCGGCTCCGGCGTGCCGATGTCGGCGCTGCTGAACGTCGCCCCGCCGTCGGGGACGCTGGTCGTTCCGGCGGCGGCCCGGCCCGCGAGGGCCGGATCCGTGGACCTGCGCACCACCCGTCCGGGCCGACCCGGGGGAACCAGGCGTGGCACGGCGGCAGGCCCGGGTCCCGCTGCCGCCGTCGGACCGGCCCCCGCTGCAGGATCTGCGACGCCTTCACCCGCAGCCCCGGGCAGCAGCGGCACACCGGCCGCTCCGAGCCCGGCGCCGTCCCCGGGGAGCCCGCTTCCCAGTCCCAACCCCAAGCCGAGCCCGTCGCCCAGCCCGAGTCCGTCGCCCAGCCCGAAACCCAGCCCGAGTCCCTCGCCCAGCCCGAAACCCAGCCCGAGTCCCTCGCCCAGCCCGTCACCCAGCCCGTCGCCGAGCACCTCGCCCGCGGACCCCTGTCCTTCGCCGACGGACCCGCCGAGCGGGACGCAGAGCCCGACCGCGGAGTGCACCGCTGTTCCGGCCGACGGGACATCGGCCGGGGGGACGACCGCCCCGACCTCGTAG